One region of Prinia subflava isolate CZ2003 ecotype Zambia chromosome 6, Cam_Psub_1.2, whole genome shotgun sequence genomic DNA includes:
- the TMEM169 gene encoding transmembrane protein 169 isoform X3, translated as MPGEVTESSSGMEETVQKDSKSGGQSPRWGTMRRAVATTVTFDGEATMDRRKKKKKESRPESIIVYRSENDNKVEEEQVDEEGAEKSSEEGSKFLGQSMTDGVWNMPLDSRYVTLTGTITRGKKKGQMVDIHVTLTDKELQELTKSKEPPKEDVPEKKKKCDVGLDRGPHIVLWTIICLPIIFIVSFVVSFYYGTITWPVFSCSPGSMVLWVLVARCQGYGERILWLALQQAGLGRLFSIQHCRAA; from the exons ATGCCAGGTGAGGTgactgagagcagcagtgggatggaGGAGACTGTGCAGAAAGACAGCAAGTCTGGAGGCCAGAGCCCTCGCTGGGGCACAATGAGAAGGGCTGTGGCAACCACTGTCACCTTTGATGGGGAAGCCACTATGGACcggaggaaaaagaagaagaaggagtCCCGCCCTGAGTCAATAATAGTGTATCGGTCTGAGAATGACAATAAGGTGGAAGAAGAACAGGTGGATGAAGAAGGAGCTGAGAAGAGCTCTGAGGAAGGCTCCAAGTTCCTGGGTCAGTCTATGACAGATG GTGTCTGGAACATGCCTTTAGACAGCCGATACGTCACCTTGACTGGAACAATCACCAGGGGCAAGAAGAAGGGTCAGATGGTGGACATCCACGTCACACTAACGGATaaagagctgcaggaactgaCTAAGTCAAAGGAGCCTCCTAAAGAAGATGTAcctgagaagaagaagaaatgtgaTGTTGGGTTAGACAGAGGACCCCACATTGTCCTCTGGACCATCATCTGCCTCCCCATCATTTTTATAGTGTCCTTTGTTGTTTCATTCTACTATGGAACCATTACATG GCCTGTATTCAGCTGTAGCCCAGGTAGCATGGTCCTTTGGGTACTGGTGGCGCGCTGTCAGGGATATGGAGAAAGGATTCTgtggctggctctgcagcaaGCTGGGCTTGGAAGATTGTTCTCCATACAGCATTGTCGAGCTGCTTGA
- the TMEM169 gene encoding transmembrane protein 169 isoform X2 has product MPGEVTESSSGMEETVQKDSKSGGQSPRWGTMRRAVATTVTFDGEATMDRRKKKKKESRPESIIVYRSENDNKVEEEQVDEEGAEKSSEEGSKFLGQSMTDGVWNMPLDSRYVTLTGTITRGKKKGQMVDIHVTLTDKELQELTKSKEPPKEDVPEKKKKCDVGLDRGPHIVLWTIICLPIIFIVSFVVSFYYGTITWYNIFLVYNEERTFWHKITFCPFLIIFYPIIIMVVSFSLGLYSAVAQVAWSFGYWWRAVRDMEKGFCGWLCSKLGLEDCSPYSIVELLDSDNISG; this is encoded by the exons ATGCCAGGTGAGGTgactgagagcagcagtgggatggaGGAGACTGTGCAGAAAGACAGCAAGTCTGGAGGCCAGAGCCCTCGCTGGGGCACAATGAGAAGGGCTGTGGCAACCACTGTCACCTTTGATGGGGAAGCCACTATGGACcggaggaaaaagaagaagaaggagtCCCGCCCTGAGTCAATAATAGTGTATCGGTCTGAGAATGACAATAAGGTGGAAGAAGAACAGGTGGATGAAGAAGGAGCTGAGAAGAGCTCTGAGGAAGGCTCCAAGTTCCTGGGTCAGTCTATGACAGATG GTGTCTGGAACATGCCTTTAGACAGCCGATACGTCACCTTGACTGGAACAATCACCAGGGGCAAGAAGAAGGGTCAGATGGTGGACATCCACGTCACACTAACGGATaaagagctgcaggaactgaCTAAGTCAAAGGAGCCTCCTAAAGAAGATGTAcctgagaagaagaagaaatgtgaTGTTGGGTTAGACAGAGGACCCCACATTGTCCTCTGGACCATCATCTGCCTCCCCATCATTTTTATAGTGTCCTTTGTTGTTTCATTCTACTATGGAACCATTACATGGTACAACATCTTCTTGGTGTACAATGAAGAGAGGACCTTCTGGCACAAAATCACCTTTTGTCCCTTCTTGATTATCTTCTACCCAATTATAATTATGGTTGTTTCTTTCTCCCTAGGCCTGTATTCAGCTGTAGCCCAGGTAGCATGGTCCTTTGGGTACTGGTGGCGCGCTGTCAGGGATATGGAGAAAGGATTCTgtggctggctctgcagcaaGCTGGGCTTGGAAGATTGTTCTCCATACAGCATTGTCGAGCTGCTTGATTCTGACAATATCTCAG GTTGA
- the TMEM169 gene encoding transmembrane protein 169 isoform X1, which translates to MPGEVTESSSGMEETVQKDSKSGGQSPRWGTMRRAVATTVTFDGEATMDRRKKKKKESRPESIIVYRSENDNKVEEEQVDEEGAEKSSEEGSKFLGQSMTDGVWNMPLDSRYVTLTGTITRGKKKGQMVDIHVTLTDKELQELTKSKEPPKEDVPEKKKKCDVGLDRGPHIVLWTIICLPIIFIVSFVVSFYYGTITWYNIFLVYNEERTFWHKITFCPFLIIFYPIIIMVVSFSLGLYSAVAQVAWSFGYWWRAVRDMEKGFCGWLCSKLGLEDCSPYSIVELLDSDNISGSLSGKSSAQGVETSAV; encoded by the exons ATGCCAGGTGAGGTgactgagagcagcagtgggatggaGGAGACTGTGCAGAAAGACAGCAAGTCTGGAGGCCAGAGCCCTCGCTGGGGCACAATGAGAAGGGCTGTGGCAACCACTGTCACCTTTGATGGGGAAGCCACTATGGACcggaggaaaaagaagaagaaggagtCCCGCCCTGAGTCAATAATAGTGTATCGGTCTGAGAATGACAATAAGGTGGAAGAAGAACAGGTGGATGAAGAAGGAGCTGAGAAGAGCTCTGAGGAAGGCTCCAAGTTCCTGGGTCAGTCTATGACAGATG GTGTCTGGAACATGCCTTTAGACAGCCGATACGTCACCTTGACTGGAACAATCACCAGGGGCAAGAAGAAGGGTCAGATGGTGGACATCCACGTCACACTAACGGATaaagagctgcaggaactgaCTAAGTCAAAGGAGCCTCCTAAAGAAGATGTAcctgagaagaagaagaaatgtgaTGTTGGGTTAGACAGAGGACCCCACATTGTCCTCTGGACCATCATCTGCCTCCCCATCATTTTTATAGTGTCCTTTGTTGTTTCATTCTACTATGGAACCATTACATGGTACAACATCTTCTTGGTGTACAATGAAGAGAGGACCTTCTGGCACAAAATCACCTTTTGTCCCTTCTTGATTATCTTCTACCCAATTATAATTATGGTTGTTTCTTTCTCCCTAGGCCTGTATTCAGCTGTAGCCCAGGTAGCATGGTCCTTTGGGTACTGGTGGCGCGCTGTCAGGGATATGGAGAAAGGATTCTgtggctggctctgcagcaaGCTGGGCTTGGAAGATTGTTCTCCATACAGCATTGTCGAGCTGCTTGATTCTGACAATATCTCAGGTAGTCTCTCTGGCAAGAGCTCTGCACAGGGGGTTGAGACCTCGGCAGTCTGA